From the genome of Cynocephalus volans isolate mCynVol1 chromosome 14, mCynVol1.pri, whole genome shotgun sequence, one region includes:
- the FBXO41 gene encoding F-box only protein 41, which translates to MASLDLPYRCPRCGEHKRFRSLSSLRAHLEYSHTYETLYILSKTNSICDGAAAAAAAAAAAASGFPLAPEPAALLAVPGARREVFESTSFQGKEQAAGPSPAAPHLLHHHHHHAPLTHFPGDLVPASLPCEELAEPGLVPAAAARYALREIEIPLGELFARKSVASSACSTPPPGPGPGPCPGPASASPASPSPADVAYEEGLARLKIRALEKLEVDRRLERLSEEVEQKIAGQVGRLQAELERKAAELETARQESARLGREKEELEERASELSRQVDVSVELLASLKQDLVHKEQELSRKQQEVVQIDQFLKETAAREASAKLRLQQFIEELLERADRAERQLQVISSSCGSTPSASLGRGAVGGGVGPGARNPGRMREHHAGPAVPSTYAVSRHGSSPSTGASSRMPAASQSSGCYDSDSLELPRPEEGAPEDSGPGGLGTRAQAANGGSERSQPPRSSGLRRQAIQNWQRRPRRHSTEGEEGDVSDVGSRTTESEAEGPSDAPRSGPAMAGPSSSCRLSARPEGGSGRGRRAERGSPSRSNEVISPEILKMRAALFCIFTYLDTRTLLHAAEVCRDWRFVARHPAVWTRVLLENARVCSKFLAMLAQWCTQAHSLTLQNLKPRQRGKKESKEEYARSTRGCLEAGLESLLKAAGGNLLILRISHCPNILTDRSLWLASCYCRALQAVTYRSATDPVGHEVIWALGAGCREIVSLQVAPLHPCQQPTRFSNRCLQMIGRCWPHLRALGVGGAGCGVQGLASLARNCMRLQVLELDHVSEITQEVAAEVCREGLKGLEMLVLTATPVTPKALLHFNSICRNLKSIVVQIGIADYFKEPSSPEAQKLFEDMVTKLQALRRRPGFSKILHIKVEGGC; encoded by the exons ATGGCCTCGCTGGACCTGCCGTACCGCTGCCCCCGCTGCGGGGAGCACAAGCGCTTCCGGAGCCTGTCGTCGCTGCGCGCGCACCTGGAGTACAGCCACACTTACGAGACGCTGTACATCCTCTCCAAAACCAACAGCATCTGCGACggcgccgctgccgccgctgctgccgccgccgccgccgcctcgggcttcCCGCTGGCGCCGGAGCCCGCCGCCCTGCTGGCGGTGCCCGGCGCCCGGCGCGAAGTCTTCGAGAGCACGTCCTTCCAGGGCAAGGAGCAGGCGGCCGGACCGTCGCCCGCAGCGCCGCACCTgctgcaccaccaccaccaccacgcgCCACTCACCCACTTCCCCGGCGACCTGGTGCCCGCCAGCCTGCCCTGCGAGGAGCTGGCTGAGCCGGGCCTCGTGCCGGCCGCCGCCGCGCGATACGCGCTGCGCGAGATCGAGATTCCGCTCGGGGAGCTCTTCGCCCGCAAGTCCGTGGCGTCCTCGGCGTGCTCGACGCCGCCGCCCGGGCCCGGTCCTGGCCCTTGCCCCGGGCCTGCCTCCGCCTCGCCCGCTTCCCCTTCGCCCGCCGATGTGGCCTACGAGGAGGGCCTGGCGCGCCTCAAGATCCGCGCgctggagaagctggaggtgGACCGGAGGCTGGAGCGGCTGAGCGAGGAGGTGGAGCAGAAGATCGCGGGCCAGGTGGGCCGGCTGCAGGCCGAGCTGGAGCGCAAGGCGGCCGAGCTGGAGACGGCGCGGCAGGAGAGCGCGCGGCTCGGGCGCgagaaggaggagctggaggagcgCGCGTCGGAGCTTTCGCGCCAGGTGGACGTGAGCGTGGAGCTGCTGGCCTCGCTCAAGCAGGACCTGGTGCACAAGGAACAGGAGCTGAGCCGCAAGCAGCA GGAGGTGGTGCAGATCGACCAGTTCCTGAAGGAGACGGCAGCACGGGAGGCCAGCGCCAAGCTGCGGCTGCAGCAGTTCATTGAGGAGCTCCTGGAGCGGGCTGACCGTGCCGAACGGCAGCTGCAGGTCATCAGCAGCAGCTGCGGCAGCACACCCAGTGCCAGCCTGGGTCGCGGAGCTGTGGGCGGGGGCGTGGGGCCCGGGGCCCGGAACCCAGGCAGAATG CGAGAACACCACGCGGGCCCGGCCGTGCCTAGCACATATGCAGTGTCACGGCATGGCTCCTCTCCCAGCACAGG GGCCTCCAGCCGCATGCCAGCTGCATCCCAGAGCTCAGGCTGCTATGACAGTGACAGTCTGGAGCTGCCCCGTCCAGAGGAGGGGGCCCCTGAGGACAGTGGCCCTGGGGGCTTGGGCACACGGGCCCAGGCTGCCAACGGTGGCTCGGAGCGGTCCCAGCCCCCTCGCAGCTCAGGGCTGCGGCGCCAGGCCATCCAGAACTGGCAGCGCAGACCCCGACGACACAGCACTGAGGGGGAGGAGGGTGATGTCTCGGACGTGGGCTCCCGAACCACCGAGTCAGAGGCTGAGGGCCCCTCGGATGCCCCCCGCTCTGGGCCTGCTATGGCTGGGCCATCGAGCAGCTGCCGGCTCTCAG CCCGCCCTGAGGGAGGCAGTGGGCGGGGTCGGCGAGCTGAGAGGGGCAGCCCCTCGCGCTCTAACGAGGTCATCAGCCCAGAGATCCTCAAGATGCGAGCCGCGCTGTTCTGCATCTTCACCTACCTGGACACGCGCACACTGCTGCATGCCGCCGAAGTCTGCCGGGACTGGCGCTTCGTGGCCCGCCACCCTGCAGTCTGGACCAGGGTGCTGCTCGAGAACGCCCGTGTCTGTTCCAAG TTCCTGGCCATGCTGGCTCAGTGGTGCACCCAAGCCCACTCGCTGACGCTGCAGAACCTGAAGCCCCGGCAGCGAGGAAAGAAGGAGAGCAAGGAGGAGTATGCCCGGAGTACCCG GGGCTGCCTGGAAGCAGGGCTGGAGTCTCTGTTGAAGGCAGCTGGTGGGAACCTGCTGATCCTGCGCATCTCCCACTGCCCCAACATCCTCACTGACCGTTCGCTCTGGCTGGCCAGCTGCTACTGCCGCGCCCTGCAGGCTGTCACCTACAG GAGTGCCACAGACCCTGTGGGTCACGAGGTCATTTGGGCCCTGGGCGCAGGCTGCAGAGAGATTGTCTCCCTCCAGGTGGCGCCACTTCACCCCTG CCAACAGCCCACACGCTTCAGTAACCGCTGCCTGCAGATGATCGGTCGCTGCTGGCCTCACCTCCGggccctgggggttgggggtgccGGCTGTGGGGTGCAGGGCCTGGCATCACTTG CGAGAAACTGCATGCGGCTGCAGGTCCTGGAGCTGGACCACGTGTCAGAGATCACCCAGGAGGTGGCGGCTGAGGTTTGCCGGGAAGGCTTGAAGGGACTGGAGATGCTGGTGCTCACGGCCACCCCTGTCACCCCTAAGGCCCTGCTGCATTTCAACA gcatTTGCCGGAACCTCAAGTCCATTGTGGTCCAGATTGGGATTGCCGATTATTTCAAAGAGCCCAGCAGCCCTGAGGCCCAGAAGCTGTTTGAGGACATGGTGACGAAACTCCAG GCCCTGCGACGTAGGCCCGGCTTCTCTAAGATCCTGCACATCAAGGTGGAAGGTGGCTGCTAA